The Daucus carota subsp. sativus chromosome 7, DH1 v3.0, whole genome shotgun sequence genome window below encodes:
- the LOC108195486 gene encoding uncharacterized protein LOC108195486 isoform X2, translating into MLEYSSSSNTQDRRFKLEDLRSENTQGQRFKLEEHSNSDNFQERMYHGNWKSETQAVVSLLAFLHWLETGTLPGHAEAEQKLGLGGRNRKCANAFARNGGKKFLRFTFVRNL; encoded by the exons ATGCTCGAATATTCAAGCTCAAGCAATACTCAAGATCGAAGATTCAAGCTTGAAGATTTGAGGTCGGAAAACACTCAAGGTCAAAGATTCAAGCTCGAGGAACACTCAAACTCGGACAACTTTCAAGAACGAAT GTATCATGGTAATTGGAAGAGTGAGACACAAGCAGTTGTCTCGTTGCTTGCGTTTCTGCATTGGCTAGAAACCGGGACTCTTCCTGGGCATGCTGAAGCTGAGCAGAAACTAGGAT TGGGGGGCAGAAACAGGAAATGTGCAAATGCTTTTGCTAGGAATGGCGGCAAAAAGTTCCTCAGATTTACATTTGTTAGAAACCTCTAG
- the LOC108195486 gene encoding uncharacterized protein LOC108195486 isoform X1: MLEYSSSSNTQDRRFKLEDLRSENTQGQRFKLEEHSNSDNFQERMYHGNWKSETQAVVSLLAFLHWLETGTLPGHAEAEQKLGYSTFFESCGVADLITTCRKEAIYWGAETGNVQMLLLGMAAKSSSDLHLLETSRNLSNSNF; this comes from the exons ATGCTCGAATATTCAAGCTCAAGCAATACTCAAGATCGAAGATTCAAGCTTGAAGATTTGAGGTCGGAAAACACTCAAGGTCAAAGATTCAAGCTCGAGGAACACTCAAACTCGGACAACTTTCAAGAACGAAT GTATCATGGTAATTGGAAGAGTGAGACACAAGCAGTTGTCTCGTTGCTTGCGTTTCTGCATTGGCTAGAAACCGGGACTCTTCCTGGGCATGCTGAAGCTGAGCAGAAACTAGGAT ATAGCACCTTCTTCGAGAGCTGTGGTGTAGCCGATCTTATAACAACTTGCCGTAAGGAGGCCATATAT TGGGGGGCAGAAACAGGAAATGTGCAAATGCTTTTGCTAGGAATGGCGGCAAAAAGTTCCTCAGATTTACATTTGTTAGAAACCTCTAGAAATTTAAGCAATAGCAATTTTTGA
- the LOC135147967 gene encoding serine/threonine-protein phosphatase 7 long form homolog gives MAGEFEIAETNYCANLNYEDCSDRFKKWIRFLTQQSLVSTALTADVPIQMDPVVYHPGPIDGSLLTLQKDHRSEAVWNRREPPEDLIVTGNFGDYWNTVKNHRPHVSIVTAITAAGFGWIFRPGKATITLEDVHHILGLRTTGRPLILHGYTSTPAQRVALVRDLLGLAPDTDDLRKDNLKIRWLITHFGRCHRLDELAGDFGAQSIFHIRAHLLCVIGSLFPHASGNSVPLSLLRLLDDLESLGGYSWGSAVLSYTYRKMCDASRGVKDFTGYATLLQVWIYERFPTIAPHLRSQPQFTYPLALRWVASVTRTQVPDSQSRMTRYELDNMGVEQFLW, from the exons atggccggagaatttgagattgctgagaccaattattgtgctaacctaaactacgaggattgttctgatcgTTTCAAGAAATGGATTCGCTTTCTGACTCAACAAAGtcttgtcagtactgcactaaccgctgatgttcctattcaa ATGGATCCCGTAGTTTACCATCCCGGCCCAATCGATGGCAGCTTGTTGACATTGCAGAAGGATCACAGGTCTGAGGCGGTGTGGAACAGGAGAGAG CCACCGGAGGATTTGATAGTGACGGGCAACTTCGGTGATTATTGGAACACAGTTAAAAATCACCGGCCGCATGTCTCGATAGTGACTGCCATCACGGCCGCGGGTTTTGGATGGATTTTCAGGCCGGGGAAG GCCACCATCACACTGGAGGATGTTCATCACATTCTCGGCTTACGGACCACTGGCCGACCACTTATCCTGCACGGGTACACCTCCACTCCAGCTCAGAGGGTGGCTTTGGTACGGGATTTACTTGGACTGGCTCCTGACACCGATGATTTGAGGAAGGACAATTTGAAGATCCGGTGGTTGATTACACACTTTGGCAGATGTCACCGGTTGGACGAGTTGGCTGGTGATTTTGGTGCGCAGTCTATCTTTCACATTAGGGCACACCTACTTTGTGTGATCGGATCGTTGTTTCCACATGCCAGCGGGAACTCTGTGCCGCTAAGCCTTCTTCGGTTACTAGATGACCTGGAGAGCCTGGGTGGTTATAGTTGGGGTAGTGCTGTTCTTTCCTACACATATAGGAAGATGTGTGATGCGAGCAGAGGAGTCAAAGACTTCACTGGGTATGCCACATTACTTCAG GTGTGGATATACGAGCGGTTCCCTACGATAGCTCCACATCTCAGGTCTCAACCCCAGTTCACTTACCCACTTGCGCTTAG GTGGGTGGCTTCAGTGACCCGTACTCAGGTGCCGGACTCTCAGAGTCGTATGACCCGGTACGAGTTGGATAACATGGGCGTGGAACAGTTTTTGTGGTAG
- the LOC108193268 gene encoding calmodulin-binding protein 60 B yields MVKRHFGERSDDGSEIARWEMKRRCASATVLRDVMRGISLQEFVPRLEPFLRRVVQDEVNRAIQRFQSSAKQSESSGTCAWQLQFYSKIPSTLFTSSKVESEDCEPIKIVLVDTRSNEIITSGPMASMKIEIVVLNGDFTAANGEDWTKKEFDASVIQAREGKRPLVTGDLTLALRNGVADLGNICFTDNSSWIRSRRFRLGARVQSNSTQARVKEAKSEPFIVKDHRGESYKKHHPPALADEVWRLERIAKDGAFHRRLASARIFTVEDFCRLYITDPTSLRNVLGGGISNRTWETITEHATRCTLDDKMYLYRGAAGRVLLVFNSIWKAIGAIFDGQNFEYLDKLTPFQMNLVEHVKLQAYKNLHELELLEGSFIDPPMLLSSLQTETSNSYSAGQQNVDTSVVDEDQLPMLLNFGYMTTSPPYTSELDNGDLQEVILEHDLMQGFSSKRKNSLVTNNFLHESSTPGYGVAPSVSPGSVLASASLAYTDTFSAEMMKWPVNENFICPNNQSIDFVSSSIGFHVSKTGRPGLKWFKLRAALKWGISIRRDAAAKRLERFLRYDF; encoded by the exons ATGGTGAAGCGACATTTTGGCGAGAGGAGTGATGATGGCTCTGAGATTGCTAGATGGGAAATGAAGCGACGATGTGCATCTGCGAC TGTTCTGAGAGATGTGATGAGGGGAATTTCGCTTCAGGAATTTGTGCCAAGACTAGAACCTTTTCTCCGCAGAGTT GTGCAGGACGAGGTGAACCGTGCAATTCAAAGGTTCCAGTCATCTGCTAAACAGAGCGAGTCATCTGGCACATGCGCTTGGCAGCTGCAGTTTTACAGCAAGATTCCCTCTACTCTGTTCACTAGCAGCAAGGTCGAATCTGAGGATTGTGAGCCTATAAAAATAGTGTTGGTGGACACTAGGTCCAACGAGATAATTACATCTGGGCCAATGGCGTCAATGAAGATTGAGATTGTTGTTCTTAACGGTGATTTCACTGCTGCTAATGGAGAAGATTGGACCAAGAAGGAGTTTGATGCCAGTGTTATTCAAGCAAGGGAAGGCAAAAGGCCATTGGTGACAGGGGATCTTACATTAGCATTACGAAATGGAGTGGCTGATCTGGGTAATATCTGTTTTACTGATAATTCCAGCTGGATCAGAAGTAGAAGATTTAGGTTAGGAGCAAGAGTGCAGAGTAATTCTACTCAAGCAAGAGTTAAAGAGGCAAAAAGTGAACCCTTCATTGTAAAAGATCATCGTGGAGAGT CATACAAGAAGCACCATCCGCCAGCATTAGCTGATGAAGTATGGCGCTTAGAGAGAATAGCAAAAGATGGCGCCTTCCATAGACGGTTGGCATCTGCTAGAATATTCACGGTTGAGGACTTCTGTCGTTTGTATATCACTGATCCTACCTCACTACGCAAT GTACTTGGTGGCGGGATCTCTAACAGAACATGGGAAACAATCACTGAACATGCTACTCGTTGCACTCTAGATGACAAGATGTACCTTTACCGTGGAGCTGCAGGAAGAGTTCTGCTCGTCTTTAATTCCATCTGGAAGGCGATTGGAGCAATATTTGATGGCCAGAATTTTGAGTACCTGGATAAACTCACTCCATTCCAAATG AATTTAGTGGAACATGTGAAGCTTCAGGCTTataaaaatttgcatgagcTGGAACTACTTGAAGGGTCTTTTATAGATCCCCCGATGCTATTGTCCAGTTTGCAAACAGAGACGTCAAACAGTTACTCTGCAGGTCAACAAAATGTCGACACCTCAGTTGTTGATGAAG ATCAACTGCCAATGCTGCTAAATTTTGGTTACATGACAACTTCACCACCATATACTTCTGAACTGGACAATGGTGATCTTCAAGAAGTTATACTGGAACATGATTTAATGCAAGGGTTTTCTTCAAAAAGAAAGAATAGTCTTGTGACAAACAATTTTCTCCATGAATCATCTACCCCCGGATATGGTGTAGCTCCCAGTGTGTCTCCGGGGTCAGTCTTGGCAAGTGCAAGTCTAGCTTATACCGACACTTTTTCAGCTGAAATGATGAAATGGCCagtgaatgaaaattttatttgccCAAACAACCAATCAATCGACTTTGTTTCTTCCAGTATCGGTTTCCATGTTTCAAAAACAGGAAGACCAGGACTTAAGTGGTTCAAGCTTCGTGCTGCCCTGAAATGGGGGATATCAATTAGGCGCGATGCAGCTGCCAAAAGATTAGAAAGGTTCCTTCGCTACGATTTCTAA